A region of the Amphiprion ocellaris isolate individual 3 ecotype Okinawa chromosome 22, ASM2253959v1, whole genome shotgun sequence genome:
TGTCATCAGTTTCTCGCTCTCTCCAGTTCAGAGTCAGGTTTGAGGAACCTGTCGTCTCTGGTGCAGCTCGGAAACACCGCAGAGATCCGTAATTACGTCAGTCTCCTCTCCATCATCCTGAACAGACTCAGCCTGGACGCTGAGGCCAACACACAAGTACAGAGTTACCTGCGCAACGTGCTAATTTGCACAGTTTGTGAGCTTGAACAGGTACACACAAACCTACACAGTGCTTCAACATTAACAGATTAACATTCTTTTGCAGGATATTATAACATGCGATTTTCTAATAGGTTTCAATAACAGACAACATCTACATCCTCGAAGACCTTCTTCAAGTTACTTGTCAGGTAGTTGGATGGTTGTACTCTTTTGTGGATGTTTTCATGGACAAAAATAGGCTGAAAGATGCTTGCAAAAAGATGACAACTGTTTCTCATACTTGCTTTCATCCCTTTAGGTGACATTAATGAGTGCCAGACGAGTAACAGCTCAGGTTCAGAGTGTCTCAGAGCAGTTTTCTGAGTCCAGTCCTCCAGATTATACCAACCAGAAGATGCTCAGCTCTCTCATCAGCCTGCTTTCATACAGTCTTCAGGCAGTCATTAACTGCAGCTTCACACCTGAAACACCCAACAATGTTGACATTACACAAGCATTGGAATCACATACTGGTAGAAAAGATGCTCCTAATTCCTGTTTACACGACTCTTCCGCTGGTCCTCACACCAGACAGCGAACATCAACTCCAACAAAGCCAGTGGTGCAACTTGTGACTGATACTCTGCAGACTGCTTCAGACCTGATGCTGGTGAGAGAAAgcatttttgtgcatgtaaaaataCCGCCCCTCACTCACCTTTTTTATGCATGTCTACTGATATCCATTCTCTTTCTTTCAGAAGTCCATTCAGTTCCATGAGACCAAGGAGCTCAGTGTGAGCACTGGTCTCATGACTTTGTACGCTGCATCCCAGAACCAAACCTCCACAGTCATCAGCAGCGGCTCAACCACTTTCCACATGCCTGATTCTCTGATCCAGATTCTGTTTAATCATCACGGTGGAGTCACTGACCGGTTTCAGCATCGACCATGTGTCATCGTAGTGCTGACTGAACTTTCCCGCAGCCCTTTCACCTGGGCCAGCTATCCTGCACAGGTGAGAACAGCACAACATGTGGGCATTCAATAACTTAAAGGCAAGACGTCACTCTTAGTTACTATTCTGATTTCTAGTTGAGTGGACCACTGGTTGACCTGAGTCTATACAAGTGCAACACCAGGAGGAAGATCCCTGTTCGCTCCCTCATTCAGCCGATCATCACTGAGCTGCATCATCGACAAAGAAACGTATGTTGCTGCTTTTACgtttgaaatggaaaattaaAGGTGTCTAAGGGAGTTTTATTGTCAACGAaagaaagttttgtttgtttgtttgtttgctttagaGGAGCTCTGTCAGTGAGTACATCCTCCTGCGCAGCCAGGTCAACTACCACAGCTTCAACATTACCCAGGAGCACTTGCAGCAGGCCATCCAGCTGACTGTGGAGTTCAGACCACCATCCACCAAGGCCTTTCCCATCATGCTGCTCTTCAGGTAGACTTACAGTGACATGTCTAATCATTTTATAGCTACAAGCAGCTGATAGTTGGTGCTGCATAGTCATTTTAATGTAAGGAATATGGCCGAAAGCTAAACCATTTGTTGTGTCAGGATGTTCGAGAAGCCAACTCCCAGCATGCATCACCTGCAGAGGGTTCACCGCTGgaaaagcaacacaacacatATCACTCTACCACCATCCTACCTCAATGGTAGGTAATAACTTTAATAGTCACGTAAATAGTCACATAGAAATTCAGTCAGTGGATGTCTTTCATCTGGACACTTCTTAGTCTATGTGGCTATACTTGCTTTCACATTTCAACTGTGCTTTTGGTAACTGTGAAAAGAAACTACTTtgacaaaaccataaaaccttCTAGCTGCAGGGGTCGGTCACTTTGCTCTGCTCAACGCTGATTTTGGGAAAGCACCCAGAAGCAAGCACCTGAGCGAACAGATAAGCTACAGTCTCACGGTGGACAGCAGCCTGTGTTTGTCCTGggacagccagcagggggcctGGACACACCACGGCTGCAAGACACAGCAAGCGGACACAAGCCTCGCAGTCAAGTGCAGGTTAGGAATGAATGAAGAGTCACACACTGCAAGAAAGAACTGGATAGAGTGGTGATTTACAGAAATGAATCACTTCCTGCTTCTTGTTTGATTCCAGCTGCCACCAGTTGAGGCCGCTGACTGTGATGCAgcaacagatccagagcagccATGAAACAGCTGATCTGGACCCATTCCTGAGGTGACCATCTACTCCTGAATGCTTGATGTTGTATTTAAAAGAGAGTGAATAAAGTCTCTCCTTTGCTTTATCTGCAGGAGGAATTTGGACCATGAATTTACATTGTCCACAGATTAATAGTTTGCATTTTGAGGCTTATTTTCTTCTTCGTGTGtcccctctctgcctctctaaAACCTCAGTGCATCCAGTGATCTGACAGTGCTGGTTGTgctgatgttgtgtttgtgcctgTACATCCCGGGGTTGGTGGCGTGTAAGAGAGCTGATGTCGTTTCTGAGGAGAACCGAAGAATCCACCACCTTTCTGACAATCCTCCATCGGATCCTCATCTCTACGCTGTCACCGTCCACACTGGTCTCTGGTCTGCAGCCCATATGAGTGCAAAGGTAAGGTTTCCAGATGTTCATCTTTACCTGTGCGCATTAATACTCTAATCTTACTTTAACAGAAACAtggttttaatgatttttttttcactgttgaaTGCTATTTAATAATTTCCGAGTCTTTTCTCTGTCCACCTGCTTTTCTGGCTCAGTGGAAAGCTCTCTGAGGGGGAAGAGAACGAGTGTAGCTTGGACAGGCTGCCAGTCATGAGGCGAGCAGAAATTCACATGAAGGTTCAGGACTTCAAATGCTTTATTGATAATCAAACAGAACATGGATTGAATTTGTTAACACCATTCAAAAATTCTTAGCCTATGTCTCATTCATCAACCTAGACAAAAGCGTGCGTATATTCTGTTTGATTAACTGACCTAATTGACTGTTTCTTCCATGCATCCTCACAGAGGGAACAGCAGAAATCCACTAAAAGTGACCAGATTATTTGCAGTATCATACAAACTGTAGCCTGAGTGGAGAGTCATGTAGACCAAGTCCCCCTTTTCCAGCTGAAGTATTAAAGCATTAGACATGTTCACATAGAACTCATCATTTCTGTCAAAATTCCACATCACCCTCTTGTCATTGTGAAACAAACTAACAGTCATCGAATATGAAGTGCGGTACTCCCACATCGTAAATCTGAAGTAGTAGGCTCCTCTGACTGGGGCGGTGAAGCAACCTGTGTCAAGGGAGACAAACAGTCAAAAAGGGGtcaaaacaattatttttttctacaattctacaatttcatttagcagaccaAAGCATCGTGCATCTAAGAGTAgatgcaacacaagcaaggatctagtcatgAAAAATCAATCTAGATAAGTGTCATGAATCAAGTTCAAGTGGAATAATAAGACTGTGGTGCCTACAGACAGTGCGGACGAAATAgggttgatttttgtttttgtttttttcagtctgtcATGTGTGAAGGtattcagtgaagagctgggtttttagtcttttcttaaagactgagagggactctgcagatcgtacagagtttggtaacttgttCCACCTCCGgtgaaccacagaggagaagagtctagctatcgacccactatgttgtggtggttgtatcaggcaCTTTTTGTTGGCCATGCGTCGTGAActggagggagtgtagacctgaatgagagagttccgGTAGgggggagctgttttcattttattttttaatgcaaatgtcAGAGTTTTGATAAGTGTGCGTGGATAAAATAGGAAAGCACCTGAAACTGGGTTGTAGGCTTCACCAAAGTTGTAGAAGACTTTGCTAAACTTTAGCGTGATGTCTGTGTTGAAGGGTCCAACTCCTCCTGCATCTGTAAGACCAAGTGAGAAAGCCACCTTTGGACGTTCTGTGGGAAGATGCGCATATAGAaacttatttattttgcaaaatattctTTGTATACACATTGTGCTGTGAAGGCTTTGAATCTCAGTAAGAGCCACAAAGTATCACCACTTTTTAATTTACAATAATCACAGCATTCATAGATGTTCAAGTCACTCTGCATAGAAGTTCCTCAAATTGCTGCTATAATTCTCACTGCTAccaacatattttaaattttcaatAATGAGTTAATTATCTCACCTGCATTCTGTGTTTTCAGCTCCAGCACCTCATTGTCAGTGGAGGTCATTCTGGCTTCCAATGCTGTGAACACATTTATCATTGTTACTGTGGCTTCTATTTTCATGTCTTTACCCGAATACAGTAtctgtaaaacacaacaaaattagtaaactaataataatttatCTCACAGGAGCTTCTTTAGCACGCAAAAAATAGCTTTGGTGAAATAGATATAGACCCAATTGTTGTTGTCCgtatttatttaattcagcTGAAAGCAACATGGAACTTATAACGTATGCTATGTGTGTCTAGTAAACTGGCAACTGGGTATTTctataaaatgatcaaatataatgtcagtaaattcatTCAACGATTTCTTGAGCTTACCAGCATTTGCCATCTTCAGCTCCTCCGCCTCATTTTTGCTGGCGTTCAGTCTGGCCTCAAAATCTGTGGCATGTTTAATGTTAACCCACCGTAATAATGACCCACAGATTAAGCTGCTGTGAAAATGCTCTTCCTGCTATGATgctctttgccttttttttttatgctattCATGGCTTACCTGTGCTCTCCCTCTTCAGTTCCTCCACCTGCTTTTCACTCGTGCTCAGTCTGGCCTTCAAAACTGTGAACACATTTGAAGTCACTGTTAAAAAGAAGATTAATGCTGAGAATGTAAATGAGGGCTCTCTgatcaaacaacaaaactctAAATAGTTGAATAAAGTATAGCTACTGCAAGGATAACATAAaaaatttctttgaaaaaatatatatatttaggtTTTTCACTGTTAAGATTGACAAGACAGTGAATATGTACTGTATTCATCTGCTCTCTCACTTCTATCTACTGTCAGTCTGCCCTGTATGGCTGACTGTTGTTCCAGCTGAGATGTGGTTAGATCAATTAAACCACACCAGTCAGTGTGCTATCATGTCAATCACCTGTATTCTCTTGCTTCAGCGCTGCTATATCGCTCTGGCTGTATCTCAGCTCCACCTTCTGTTCGATGGCCATGTCTCTCAGCTCCTTCAGCTCAGCCCAGATGTCAGGGGTGACGTTGGCGTGTCTGCTGCTGTGGTCTTGAGCTGCTTTGACACCTTCTATCTCAAACGGAACATCTTCCTTCCTGTTTCCTCCTGCTTTCTCACCTTGAGCCCACGTCCAGTACAGACAGAGCAGCAATGCCAGAAAAACTGCAACACCCCTCATCGTGAAATATCACCCGATGAGAGAGCACACATCTCCCTCACTTCCCCTCTTTATACACACACGACGAAATGGCTTTATGAGAACCGAACAGGTGTCTTTgataacaaatgtaaaaataacaccaaagaTCCTTGAACTCTGAGCTGCCTTTAAGATGAACAAGaagaaattagaattttttagAAACAATTTAAAGTAAAGtcaaatctgactttttttctgaGAGTGTCCCAGACTTATTTGGACTAAGCTATAAACCAGCACTAATGTGTATTTTGGAAACTGTTTCATTTCAGGTTTACATAGTGCTGTATGGTGAAAACGGGACCTCGCAGACGAGAGAACTACAAGTCCCAAGATGCACTCTGTTCAGGAGGAACTCTCAGGACACCTTTATAGTGAGgtgaaatcaaaattttatcttcaataagaaaaaaataagataattaattattttttttacatcattacATTGATTTAATGCATACTAAGCAAAATTTTTTGACTttctaataacaataatactgCAAAATCACATTTGCTTTGCTCATTCACTCACTCCTACTTTCTTGACTCCACAGCTCAGCAGACAGCCTGGGCCCTCTGTGGGGGGTTCACATCTGGCATGACAACTCTGGACCCTCCCCGGAGTGGTACCTCAAACAAGTGGAGGTGTCTGAGGTAAAGCTCATCTGTTTGGCTTTTTCCCCAAAGATGGGAATTTCAATTCAATCCACAAGATGGTTTGTTTATCTGCTTTGAATTCAGGTGAGCAGAGGGTGTGTGAGGAGATGGCTGTTTGTCGGTCAGTGCTGGTTGGCTGTGAATAAAAGTGATGGCCGAGTGGAGAGGGAGCTATGTGTTTGCACTCAAGGACTAGGCTTTGCTAAGGTACGGCAccaatgtaaaacataaaaaaatcatacCTGAAAAGCACatattgtaacatttttttctgtgtcagtGTGATTCTGAGTCTCCATCTATATTCTTGCAGATGTTGGGTCTCAAGTTATCTGAATACATGACCGATTTCCACATCTGGATGTCTGTGTACAGCTGCCCCTGCCCCAACTCTTTCACACACACCCAAAGACTTACCATGTgtctactgctgctgttgggTTATGCATGTGTCAACACCGTCATCATATCACAAATGGAAGACCAGGTAAATTCATAAAACCTTCaaaattgaatatttgttgCATGACAGCTATAAAACTTAGATTGCAAAGCTTTCTAATTTCTTATTCACAGTTGCTGTTTATCGATATGTCAGCTGTTTCTGTAACAACGGGACTTTTaagtgtgtttgctgtgttgcCCGGAGCAACAGTGGTATCTTTGCTGTTTCGAATGCGTGAGGTCAAGCTGAAAGGGTCAGGAGTCCAACATGCAAAGAGCAAAATAGCTGAAAAGGACTGTTTTGAAGGTTAGAGCATTAAGACGTCTTCAGAATGAGGCTTTCCCTTCATGCATTATTCAAATTTCTTATGTgatctttttgtattttgttgatTTCCTTTCATATACTCTTTCAGTGAATGAATTTGAGTCTCATCTCTCCTGGAGCAGCTGTCAGCAGTGGGACACCTACAGGAAGAAATACCAGGTTACACCTTCAAACATTAGtcatttttctccctttttcagTGCCTTTGTTCTCACATCCCTGTCCTTCTTTTTACATTACAGGACGCAGACCTCCAGTCAGTGTTCACTACGTTTCCAGAAAATAAGGACACAGATAAAGAACCCATTTTCCAACCAGATGTTGGTGATGTAGCATTAGACAGCAGTGTGGGGCCAGCTATTCAAAAACTGTTGCTGATTTCTAAAGGGACTGATGCAGATCGAGCAGCTCTGGGAAAAGACTTTGAGCTTTTAACTGAAGGCAACAGGTTTAACGGAACCCACAAAGGTTGTCTGACTGGTACAagacatgaagatgaagaggaggttcAACAGGAGAAAGACACTCATGAAAGATGTTCATCAGACTGTCGCTTTGAGGAAGGAAGTCATATCCAAACAGCAAGACCTGgtcaacagagagagagacgatTCAGACCGACATCCCAGTGGTGTCACCGTTTGGCCTGGACACTGTGTCTGCTGTTGTCTCTCTCCTGTTTGGTGCTTTCTGCAGTGCTGGGAATGAGGTAGTAGATGGACAATTGCGAAATTGTGTCTGATATGTAATTCATGCTGTGCCATTGTAACATTGTGCATGTGTTAATGTCACACTGTaactgtgtctgtatgtgtgttctTGTGTCAGATTCAGCAGCAGCAAGGCTCTGCTTTGGATTcattctcttttcttctctctgatGTCTTGCATCTTCCTCATCCAGCCAGCTGTGGTAATTTAATAGCTTTTGTCAACTATATGCATCTCCAATAAACACTAGTGTAGCCCTGATCCTTGATTAAAAATTACCggttaattatttttcttttccagataCTTACCGCAGCTGTGGCTGTCTCCTGTTGGTACAGAAAAAGATCCGACTTTTATAGTTTCTCTAGTCTTGAGGCTTTAAAAATGTGGAGACACACTAATCAACCAGAAGAGCAAATCACATCATCTGCTTTCCCCCAGAGAAGATGCTCATACCTTGACAAGGTGATACCCAGACTCTGTTACAGTTTCATCTCTTCTGTTCTTTTCTATCCAAATTCAACTATTTTTTGATTGACAGCTGCTCGGAGCTCGTCGGCGAGCTCGCTTCCTGCGTCTCGTGCGCCCACCTACTCCGGCCGAGTTGAGGAAAAGTCGTAGGAAGAAAAGACGAGACACTCTCATGTATAAAACACTGAGGTAtgaagttgtgtgtgtgtgtgtgtgtgtgtttgtatataatTTAAAGCTGTATAAGGAACTCACAGTTTTCTTTGTCGTACAGggatttgtctctctgtgtcttcatGCTTCTCCTGATGATGTGTATTACCTACAGCAGCTCATTCAGTGACCATTACCACCTCAACAGAGCTGTTAGAAGACACTTTATGGGGTAATTATTGCAGACACGTGTCATATCTGACTTTATCGATGGCATTCACCTTCTAACACATAGAAAAATCTCATGTTTACCTTCATCAGAAATCATGATAATGCTTTTATGTCTATACAAACGCATGAGGACTGGTGGAAATGGACACAGACAAGTCTGCCTGATTTACTGTACAAGAGTGCATCATCCAAAACGGAGGTAAAGTACGACCAAAAGCTCTAAAGCAAACTCAATTTTATGTAAAACACATTGATAGAAAACAGTTCTGACCCCATCCTGTGAAGAACTGCACAAACAATTTACCTCCATCCTACACACGAACCTTTTCCATccaatgaaaatatgttttaaggAAAGGCCTTATTGTATATATATCAACATAAAGCCAAaccaagctttttttttttatgttgttcaaCAGTCATATATTGTGATTGGAGATCCAATCCTGCAGAAAATGGAGGTGTCCGACACATTTCAGAGTAAGGTAAGTTCCAAAAGATGCTTGTAGGTGTAGTATTCTACCACTTATTTGACCTTTTCTTACTCATTATATTAAGGTTATGGAAAATTTCTTGAATTACCCAAAAACTGTTCTTAAAG
Encoded here:
- the LOC111569752 gene encoding polycystic kidney disease 1 like 1, whose translation is MSAGRPTDVDGETFSPGDDSAFDPATHQDEGSNLVDPKPSLVVQKPSLLDLPRHPVDRGLFQSYAYTGNSSSSLIFRPFSLKPGSRYMLEVAAKSPNSILGRTQLFLQTNPVPKGMTCQVQPAKGIEIHTHFSIFCTSGREDLLYEYSFSMGGRPRRTLYQGRDFQHYFSLPSGDPSDDYKVTIFTEIRSGTSGSATKPCPVTVQVQPSFLRRTSSSSSGHDPDLELSESGLRNLSSLVQLGNTAEIRNYVSLLSIILNRLSLDAEANTQVQSYLRNVLICTVCELEQVSITDNIYILEDLLQVTCQVTLMSARRVTAQVQSVSEQFSESSPPDYTNQKMLSSLISLLSYSLQAVINCSFTPETPNNVDITQALESHTGRKDAPNSCLHDSSAGPHTRQRTSTPTKPVVQLVTDTLQTASDLMLKSIQFHETKELSVSTGLMTLYAASQNQTSTVISSGSTTFHMPDSLIQILFNHHGGVTDRFQHRPCVIVVLTELSRSPFTWASYPAQLSGPLVDLSLYKCNTRRKIPVRSLIQPIITELHHRQRNRSSVSEYILLRSQVNYHSFNITQEHLQQAIQLTVEFRPPSTKAFPIMLLFRMFEKPTPSMHHLQRVHRWKSNTTHITLPPSYLNAAGVGHFALLNADFGKAPRSKHLSEQISYSLTVDSSLCLSWDSQQGAWTHHGCKTQQADTSLAVKCSCHQLRPLTVMQQQIQSSHETADLDPFLSASSDLTVLVVLMLCLCLYIPGLVACKRADVVSEENRRIHHLSDNPPSDPHLYAVTVHTGLWSAAHMSAKVYIVLYGENGTSQTRELQVPRCTLFRRNSQDTFIVSSADSLGPLWGVHIWHDNSGPSPEWYLKQVEVSEVSRGCVRRWLFVGQCWLAVNKSDGRVERELCVCTQGLGFAKMLGLKLSEYMTDFHIWMSVYSCPCPNSFTHTQRLTMCLLLLLGYACVNTVIISQMEDQLLFIDMSAVSVTTGLLSVFAVLPGATVVSLLFRMREVKLKGSGVQHAKSKIAEKDCFEVNEFESHLSWSSCQQWDTYRKKYQDADLQSVFTTFPENKDTDKEPIFQPDVGDVALDSSVGPAIQKLLLISKGTDADRAALGKDFELLTEGNRFNGTHKGCLTGTRHEDEEEVQQEKDTHERCSSDCRFEEGSHIQTARPGQQRERRFRPTSQWCHRLAWTLCLLLSLSCLVLSAVLGMRFSSSKALLWIHSLFFSLMSCIFLIQPAVILTAAVAVSCWYRKRSDFYSFSSLEALKMWRHTNQPEEQITSSAFPQRRCSYLDKLLGARRRARFLRLVRPPTPAELRKSRRKKRRDTLMYKTLRDLSLCVFMLLLMMCITYSSSFSDHYHLNRAVRRHFMGNHDNAFMSIQTHEDWWKWTQTSLPDLLYKSASSKTESYIVIGDPILQKMEVSDTFQSKVSMVTLPRLCGPLGCCSGPNATVGLGHTKSDAASKLKLLRSGGWLGGQTVALKVQFTLYSPATNLFTSVTLLTEQSPAGVLLPSAKVQSVRLYHTAAVWDYVVMVCQLFFFVLSLLQICLQVSSISQHGVMGYLRKLCNLVEVSLLTVTIVYYVYHIHHSIVVTEVVELLQRHSYRGHVDVGLLATWEQCIRTLQGIMVFLLTVKCVTVLRLNRTLAVSATLFAHSLSSLLWPAISGLILLVALSCVGNLLYVQNSCSFGSVLSAFWSLLCRHRGLGVNNRHLLFSGRDFFYYGVLCLTSTLVWAAMVIGVVSSLARAVKRCQSRRNIFTMAELASYIRQRVSDFTGRNRRASTSNSEEQRIYYLEEFESSVDELLFRLNALSSSLHHTLPPKAHRYREEDSPIISPISEPSDMDPQDSVGSQMMMMKDAAGIGGHTVSNLGETPPSPHLVSSHAELNILQVLQQRSKMRHNPSSDNVVASNYKLKDESRLSCPEPASLKRLWKGDVLERQADQQSKTNDWLSETQPAHTEVVVEVLVHDEHGRVEPDIH
- the LOC118470415 gene encoding heavy metal-binding protein HIP-like, translated to MRGVAVFLALLLCLYWTWAQGEKAGGNRKEDVPFEIEGVKAAQDHSSRHANVTPDIWAELKELRDMAIEQKVELRYSQSDIAALKQENTVLKARLSTSEKQVEELKRESTDFEARLNASKNEAEELKMANAALEARMTSTDNEVLELKTQNAERPKVAFSLGLTDAGGVGPFNTDITLKFSKVFYNFGEAYNPVSGCFTAPVRGAYYFRFTMWEYRTSYSMTVSLFHNDKRVMWNFDRNDEFYVNMSNALILQLEKGDLVYMTLHSGYSLYDTANNLVTFSGFLLFPL